The nucleotide window TGTGTTTCTGTGCCATACAAGCCATGTGACGCAGAGTCCCGTGACGCCATGAAAGGACACAGGCCTTTTGTTCACCCATGGTCCTCCTCCTGTGTACCATCCTCTTCAGCATGACTGTCAAGGTTCCACTCGTCAGTAACGAGATATTCCTTAGAATAAACCTCCCGTCCATCTGTCAGTCCATCCCCGCATCTTCGTCCACCCATCTAACCATCGGTCCattagaaaatatttcagtaaaccAGCGAGGATCACGGTGTTACGTCAAGGATGTGGTGTAAAGTCAAAGGGGTgaatctgaattttaaaaaccacagcagcactgaagTCTATAAAATCAGGATGTGGGATGATGACAATCACAGCCAATGAGTTGTTTTACATTCACttctcagacacttttgtccaaagcaacttccaatgaactctatgtagtgttatgagcccacacaccttattcaccacagtgacttacactgctaggtacactacttacactgggtcactcatccatacattagtggaacacacacactctctctctctctctttgtcactcacacagtacaggtgaagctgaacagcatctctttggagtgtaggaggaaaccagagcacccagaggaaactcacccagacacaaggagaatatgcaaactccacacagactgagcagggatcaaacccacatcccctcgtaccagccaggtgctgtgagacagcagcactactcgctgtgccaccatgtctcTCGTTCTAAAGCACCAGAATGATCTTATTGCCTGCAGTACCTAGAGAGTATTGCAAAGGCCTTAAATAAGACCACGGTTATATTGTACCGTGTTGTAGCATGCAGCACATGCCTAAACTTCCAGGAGCCTTTTCCTAAGATCAATGATCCTAAATGTTTCTTGAAATATAATAGTGATGATGCCGTTATTAAACAAAGGGCAGAAGCACACGGAAGGATCCTGTAAAGTTGTCCCCCTTTTGCATTTTAACCCTCTGACATCATTAACATGGACCGGTTGTTTTGGAACCTGTTGCCTAGTTACGGGAGGCAGGAAGGATGAAGCATAAACACCAGGGAAGGTCCATCAGAATCATTTCTGGCGCCTGGAGCCCCTGCTCTCCTCCTGGCTGTGGAAAAGCACGGACCATCGGAGGGCAGAAACGATATGACGAATGGTAATGAGGAAAATTACTCTGATTTTATCCTACGCTCAACGGTCCGCTAAACTCGAGTGTGTGGATGTTAACACTAATCCTTTGTATTATACAAACGTCAAAGTGCGGAATGATGTATCAGTCGCAACGTTTGCAGATTAATTTTTAAGTCATATTATAAGGAAAGtgcatttaggtgacacttttatccaataCACCCCTctattctatctatctatctatctatctatctatctatgtaacAAAGTGCTTCAGAGTAAGGGACCATCTGTAATTTATTagattattaattattgatttattgaatTTAACACGTAGCTGCAGTTATGATGAAAGGGTACGTTGAGCGTTTGTCAAATTGATCATTTACTAGGACAAACTCCAAAGCAAATTGAATTTTACAGCAATGACAGGTCCGGCAACATAAACAGTGCAGTCGGTTATTATACGAAATTTGTTAGTCTAAAATTAcgtatgaaaaatgtatcacaaattattttttttgctcactAAGAAtcatattacatttgttttttttttttttttttggaagtaaTCTctggatctgtgtgtgtgtgtgtgtgtgtgtgtctggaccAAAGGCCCTGCACTAATCTGCATACACAGACTGTTCTAGGCCCATTTCTAATAATCCTCtcaatgagaaaaagaaaatcccacaaaaacaatgaatggCCCTTAATCTCCTGcaaattaatgtttcattttagaaATTATTCGACGGGAGGCGGAGTTTCAGAGCAGCTCACTTCACTAAAAGCAGCAATAACGGGGACTGGAGGCCACAGCAGAGGGGTCACGCGGTTTCCCAGAACACAGTGACACGTTCCGGATCTTTCCATACATTACgaataaatattgcattttctccTGTTAggacatttgttcatttctcaGAATAGGGCAAGCGTTATCCCAGAAATTTTCTTTACAGCCTAAAACaaagcacagctggtagtgcagtgggtagactggctgtctttagacccaaaggttgcaggtttaaatcccacctcctcgcCATCACGATGAGACTGCGCCTTGGCGTGGCGCGATGGCTTGCACGCCTCCGTGACCTAATGAGCTATCCACGTCGGTCCTCTCGGACCTGCAGATCCAATCGTACCTGGAAGGTCAAAGGGTAGAGGCCAGACAAAGTCCGGTCTCCCGTCTAGGCTCGGACAACCTGACAGTATCCGGCCCGCACGCTCATCCGTGGTTAACGATCATAATTCTTCAATTTGCGATTGCACTCACTTATGGAAGGTGTGGCAGTAAGCAGAGGTTTTTTAATGCCTTTGTAACGCTGAtgggtgatgatgatgatgatgagaaaaATTTTTTTAGGTAATAGTCTGTTCTTCTGCAATGATCTCCTAAAAGCTTCGAACCTCACATGATACACTTGgtgcaaaaaacaaagacattagAGGACGGGAGGGTACAgccggggggtgtggtggtgcagcgggtttgaccgggtcctgctctcggggtgggtctggggttcgagtcccctttgggctgccctgtgacagattggtgccccgtcctgggtgtgtcccctcacgcccagtgctgccaggttaggctctggctccccatgacacCATATGGGACAATCAGTTCCAGATGATGTGTGAgggtacagctggtagagtCCTGgtttgagttgctgcctttggatccacaggttcaatccctgccaCCAGTAggggagtacccttgagcaaggtacttaccctcaattactccagtaaaattacccagctgtataaatgggtgaataatcataatcttaacattataagttgctttggagaaaagtgtcagatgaatgaattaatgtaaaaaaaaaaaaaactgtcgtTCCACTTCTTCTGGATCCGGCGCTTTAGATTTATCCGGAATCTCAGAAATCTAAAGCGTATCCGGAGGTTCCAGGAATTAGCAAATTACTCAGGCAGCATCACATTTACGgtaaaaatgccttttattgAATGTTCTTCACACCTACAGGAGCAGCCAGTGGTGGAAGACGGTACAACAACAGAACAGACCTAATGTTCTCGCTTCGATAAAGTGTTCACAGATGACCAGCAAcaaacaatagtaataataattgtagtaataataataataataataacaatatttaaGACTAGGCTCTGTAAACTGTCAGATTTGTTTTAAGTCGCtggagaagcaaaaaaaaaaaaaaatgacagcacaaaAAATTTTGACAGGCTTGTTTACTGTgcaaatattaatgtttaacaGTCATGCCGACCCTCCTGCGCTCGTCATCGACGGGTCATCAACACATCCGAGAATTCGACTTTGAGCTACGACTTTATCTTCGGTGCTTAATCGTCCGCCTGGCTAAAGACGGCGGTCTTGTGCGAACACTTCgccagtgagaaaaaaaaaaaaaagtgttcaggaGTTAAATTGCTTTATGCGAAGGAAAGGAGAACCGATAAATAAGTTACTTAAGGCACGTTTCCGACGCCACCGCGGTACACGCTATGAAAAGTACACTGATTCTCAATAGGCCTGCTATTAATTAATGTGGTGTAGATTCGGCGATTGACGCTTCACATTTCAAATCATGTCTAGAAATGGAGCTTTACATGTAATTATGGAAATAAGAGCAAAGAGGTTCCATTGCGCTGGTACCTATAAGGGAGAAAAACGACCGAATGTTTCCCGCAGCGGTCCTGGGTTCGGGAACCGGCGCGTTCACATCGTCTGCAGCATGGCATCTCTTTCGTTCCCTTCTGACACCTTCTCctttcttctgttcttcatcCGGTAGACGGAAAAGCACATTATCAGACCTGCGAGAGAAAAATCGACGTTCTTCAAACGGAAGTCTTCTGCGACACCAGAGCTGCTCCGAGCCTGAGGTCGCAGGAGGTCAAGGTGCCGGAATACATTCGAGAGATTGAAAGGTCTCTTGGCGACATACTGAACGCGGCACAagtgggtcctcaacttacaaacacaagtaCGAGCGGAAGTGTGTTCGTAATTCAGtatgttcataactccaaagtcccTTTTGCCACTAAGTTACAATGAAACTCATATTATTCATTCTTTGCTGTATTTCCTGGTTATGTTTGGTAAAAATCTCAGCTAAAGCaatgataaaaacaaaatagtTCAGAAGACTTTCGATtcttgtattttcattaattataagctacactaaaatgaaaactaatttaaaatgactgaagatAAACACACGTTGTTTCCACAAACACCCATTGAATCGTAAATTCTTGCCgacatgaacacatgtaaaGGTCGTCGTCTTCTTACTGATAACCGACACTCAGGAAAAGCGGATATGAATTGTGAACACCGTGGAAATGAGTTGGATTACGGTGGTCCCTCATTCCTGTTTTGACGTTTTATTGCCATTTGCTGGATGTATAAAATGAAGCCACTTTTGCTCCACCACGAACTGAGGCTTGAGAAAGCAGAAAAGTGGAGAAAACGGAATTGAATAGAAATGGAGAAATACTGATATGTTTATGGGAATATTCATATTATGTCGATTTCGATTCTCAACCGATAACACTTTTTAGGTTTAACGTGTGTCTGGGAAGTCCGCCCCTAAATGAGCGCGCGGCACGATGGAAACGTGTACGTCGGACCGTCGCTCACCCATGAAGCCAAGGATCCCTCCGAAGATGCCCAAGGTGCCCGACAAGCCGAGCCTCCACTGATAGGTCTCGGGTTCGATGTAGCAGTACCCCAGCTCGGTGCAGTTACACACGCGCACTGTCCGGGAGGGGGGCGTTCGGAAAGAAAACATGCATGAATCCTGAGTTTCATGTTCGCTCGTACAGAATCCCAGGGAAACGCTGAGGTCAAACTTGGTGGCATCTCAACACTCGAGCTGTTGACCCGTCCCGATTGCGGACTCTGGTGGAGAGAACCGGCTCTTCGGAGGAGCGGCATTCGACCTCGCAAATCCCCCCTCTTCTGTtcacacttaccctgaaccaaCTGTGGGACCCCCATGCCTGCACTGTCCTTGACGGTGACGGAGAGTCCAACTGTCCTGTCTTCTCTGGGTATGGACTTCAGCACCAGATTAGCAGAGGAGCCTAAGAGCGAAAGGATAAAACTTACGAGTCAAGAAAGAGACGAAATACTTCCGATTTCTTTAATGCGCTGATGTAATAACAGGCCTCTGAAAGTCATGAGATGGACTATGAGGACTCAAAAATCCCCCCCAACCTTTAACCTTTAGGAAAGAGCCACACTGGGGCACGGAACCCACCATTAATCTGCCTGATCTCCCAGTTTGCTCCAGCCTTTTTGGACAAGGAGAAGGTGAACGGCTCCCCAAAGGGTGGCGCGTCCCCATCAACGGCGCGCAGAAGCACAGGCTGCGGCTTCTTCGCACAAACGAAGCTCTGCGTCTTCATCAGCGTGGGGGAGTTGTCGTTGACGTCCAACAAGCGGATCGTCACGTTCCTCTGCGTCTCTTGTTCGGGGTTCTCTGCAGGAGGGCAGGGAGAAGGTCCCTTCCGTTCAGCCCCATCAACACCCAGTCTTCCCGCACCTCGCTAATGTATAACCCTTTgtaagcaaatattttattatctaATATGTTGTTAAAATTagtttgaaaaaagaaacatttttatgagtTCCCGACTGACACCCATATATCCTGAAATATCCtcctacactccaaagacatgctgttcaggttgagtgacagagagagagagtgtgttccgctgatgcatggatgagtgattcagtgtaagtagtgtatctagcagtgtaagtctttgggtgctctggtttcctcccacactccaaagacatgctgttcaggttcccacatagtgtgagacagagtgtgttccactgatgtatggatgagtgacccaatgtaagtagtgtatctagcagtgtaagtcaccgtggtgaataaggtgtgtgggctcataacactacatagagttccctggaagtcgctttggagaaaagcgtctgatcaataaataaatgtaacatggaCACAATCCCCTCAACAGAACACAGCATAAAAAAGCAGTACCTCTTCATTAATTACAGTAATACCTTGCCCTATGCCGTTTCGTGTTGCGTCGATTTCGACTTTACGTCGGTtttctgttaaatatatatggaaaaatagaATTCGTCTTCAGTCGGCGGATGGGACTTTACGTCGGTcagccgaaaatattaaaaactgttaacttaaaatcagttaaaaacaataaaaaagtgtaaaatcaaataaaaacaaatgttcgaatatataaaataatatattgcaatctataaaatcaattaaaagcttaaaaatttttaaaaaatggtctTATTtgcctgccttttttttctttagcattATTTGAAGTGTAtgcacttaaggggaatgcttattaggggtttatagggggtctaaatCGATTTTTTAGAggttatttcattttccatcatttttcgACTCAAGTTGcaccctttggaaccaattaacgatgtagggcgaggtattactctACTGTATGATACTACAAGGCTGTAATATTTAcaggtattcatttagctgacacttcctccaaagtgatctacaacactaagctacttatttacccactgatacagctgggtaattttactggagcaatttagggtaagtaccttgctcaagggtactacagctagaggtgggattcaaacctgcaaactttgggtctgagggcagcagctctttacactgcactaccagctgtcccttcatACTCCCTACACACTGTGCACTTAACAAATGCTCACGAACAAGCCACACGTGCCTATGATGCTCAATGCGTCATCGCTTCAAATCTGAGTAGAAGAAAATAACAGAATGgtaaagacaaaagagaaatcaatgaaaacaacgttaatgaattcacactcacgAAACAAAATGACATCGATTCGATAATCCCAACAGGACCTCGACCGCTGATTTtgtaacaggtgaaactagcaaGCGAGGGCCAATTGTGGTTGAGCACTTAACACGGTACGAGCCGAACTATAACCGTGAAGGGGACAGTTATGAattggggcatggtggcacagcgggtttgagcgggtcctgctctccggtgggtctggggttcgagtcccgcttgcggtgcattgcgacggactggcgtcccatcctgggtgtgtcccctccccctccggccttatgccctgtgttaccgggttaggctccggctccccgcaaccccgtatgggacaagcgattcagacaatgtgtgtgtgtgtcagagagacgGTTATGTCTAGGTTGTCGTAATGGCGCCGGTCCAGCAGGGATCGGCTGTGGGGAGGTGCAGTTCGCGTGGAAGCAAAGGAATGTTTCGTAAACGTAAGCAttggtattaaatgaaacaatttgCAACCTGGACTTCTCATGAAGCTCATATCTGGAGGACTGGCCATGCTGGGGGTTCTTTGTGTGGACCATTAAGTGGACCATGGCTTCCTTAGGCCTGATCAGAGCCAGCAGAGGTGAGCCACTTACCCTTCTCATAAGCAGTGACACGCACTTTGTACTCGGCCACTTCCTCCCGGTCCAGTTTCCCTTTCGATTTTATTACCCCGCTTTCGGCATCGATTTCCAGCCACTTCTTCTCATCGCCTTCAAGCTTGAATCTATATTGTCACAAGTAAATTGAAACGTCACTGCCGTCCGATGCTTTCTCAGCTCCTCCCCGACTTATCATCGTACGGACATCCCTTTAGCTCTGCCCTTTGTGGGACACTGATATTTACCATCCATCTGTACACTGAAGATTAAGGAGCACAAGTGACAACCGGGAAAGTGCCACTAAAAGCCAAAATCTTACAGCTGGCATCACCTGATCTCTTTGCCTTCAGGGTCTTTAGCCTTCATCTCTACGATAGTTTCTCCGTTGGTGACATTTTCCGGAATGGTCACTTGGACGATGTCGTGGAAGAACTGCGGGGGCTCGTTGACGTCTGTGACGTTGACGATGAAGACCGTGGTGGAGCGCTCGTCGTACTCCATGCCGTTCACCAGGGGTTCAGGGTTTCTTGCGTGGATGATGAGCGTGTAGAATGACTTGGTTTCATAATCTAGAGGCTGGAGGAAAGAAAGTACCATCAGGATGCATCTACAGCCAAGTCATTAAACACCTCAGAGGACAAGATTTCTCGTAGGCCTCACCCTGGCGATGTAGAGTCTTCCTTCGCCGGTGCCTTCGTCGGACTCGAAGGCAAACGTACCCTCAGGGTCCCCCTCTGCGATGTGGTACAGAACCTTGGAGCTTCCCGTCCCGGGGTCATCGGCATCCGTGGCCAGGACGGTGATCAGGGTGGCTCCCACCTCTGTATCTTCAGCAATCCAGGCCTTTCCGTACTGAAGAAAGAGATGCAAATCAGAAGGACACGTTGCCAGGAAGTGCAGGATGACACAATGCGTGATCATGCCATCTAGGCCCAAAATACGGGCATGGTGCACCACGATGCTGCTCCAGCGAGCGTCCTTACATCGTTCTTCTCAAACACAGGCACCTCGTTGTTGATGTCTATAACCCTGATGAGCACTTTGCACTCCGTGCTGTAACCTGGGAACAAAAGAGAACCCACATCCGCTGATTTCAGCACTCCTCATTTGGACACTCATGCATTTTCCAAcatactaaaataaaataaaataacaaaacaatattgacaatattttttccacgaactggaaaacaaacatctctTCGGTTCTCTGTGCCAACAGGGAAATTAAGACAAGTAAATGTACGTCTGCTGGCAAAGAAGTTTTGTCCTTCGAGCATTGAGTTCCATTGGTTCCCTGTGAAGAGGAAGGTTCTGCTGGATTGAGTACCTGAGGGATCTCCTGCGTTGTCTGAAACCTTGACGGTGAGGTGGTACTGTGGCACGTCCTTCCTCCGGAGCTGGGAGCTGGTGAGCTGGATCTTCCCCGTGAAGCTATCGATTTGGAACATGTTTGCTGAGGGTTTCTGGGGCTCCTGGCTCACCAAGGAGTACTCGAGCAAGGAGTTGGGCGAATCCACTTCATCCAGGTCATAAACCTTCAGCACTCCAATCAGGCTTCCTTCAAGACGAGCAAGGAAGATAGTCATAGACAAAGCAATCATTCCAAGGGGAACGTCTAATGACAATATTGATATGTGAGGAGATAAAGAACCGTTTCATTTGAAGGCAATGGACAAAAAACCTCACCGATCTCCTCGTTTTCCTGAACCTCAAACTTGCTCTCCAGCTCCTCACACACAGGTGGGTTGTCATTCACGTCCACCACCAACACTTGAATCTCCAGCGGTTTCTCCAGTTCGACATCTTGCTCGTCTTTGGCAAAAACTACCAGTACGTACTGAAACACCGGGAGATACCGTCCTTAGGAATCCGACGATGCGGATGTTGTCTGCAGATGTGGTCGCTTTCCAAAAGCATGATGAAAATGACTGATAATTTCACGCTGAATTTCCGTACATCATTTTAAGTTGATGTCCTTGTCCTCCTATGTATTCAATACaattaaaatctgtttaaaaacattaaaattccaTTACCGTTTCTTTCTCCTCCCTGTCCAGAGCGCGAGTGACAAATGTACGACCTTCTTCATCTATTTCAAAAGGAAAAGTGGGATATCTTTCCTTCTGGGAGAGGGAGTACAGGGCTCCTCTTTCGTTTGACTGGACCTGTTTGatataaaaattcataaaagtGACGTTCCATCCATCAacccattcatccatccatccatccatccatccatccatccatcaacccatccatccatccatccatccatccatccatccatcaacccatccatccatccatccatccatccatcataaaTAACTACGAGTCTAATGCAGAGTCACAGGGAAAAACCGAACATGTTTTAGAAATACTAAGAGGTCATTGAATCGAAAACAGAGGTCATTTGTGAGCTTAGATCATCTTCACATGGGTCACCTTGGCGATTTCCATTGGGTATGGACCCTCATCGTTCTCCCTGATCCAGACCGGTCTCGAAATGAACCACAGGTTCTGCTTGACCGCAATGTTGACCCTGGTGTTCCCGCTGAAGGAGTTCACAGACTGCCCTTCCATGTCTTCAGCCTTGACAATCAATGTGTAGTCAGGGTCTTCCAACGGGTTCATCCTGTGCATTTCTACAGGAGGACAGGGCAAAGTGGACATACTTCTTACATTCAATGTGCACAGCAGTGAAGCATGATGGGATCCAGTAAGAGAGAGCAGCTGTAGATACATCTCCATTCTGATTAGAACATGAACAAGGTGAGGTAAACTTGGGAGAAGACTTCCAGGACAACAGGGGTCGTAGAAGGACATGAAAATCAGATCAACTATCGTCCAGTCCAGTTCTCTCAATAAAACCATAAAGTTAAGATGGGAATAGACCATTCAGACCTGGATCTATTCTGATTCCATGAAGCACAAACCCAATGGGTTCGGACCTCTGATCTCTGAGAAGAAAGCTCTGCACTTGCACTACTTGGGCTTATCCGTTTTGACTGCATATTTTGTTTGAGTTCCAGTGTAAAATTCGCTTTGCTCATAATTACAGGGCagggaaacattttttaatcagGCTCAGGCTCCTTTCTCTCCCAGCACACGTGACCTCATGGGAaaaccaagacagccccacatgTTCCTACTTGGATTATCAGTCCAATAacacccacaatgcattgctttTGAGTGAACCATATTTGCGGGCGTGGCCATGGGCCGTAGTGCCCAGTTCACACAATTCTTGAAGtgtattttccttttataaTTACCATGCCTATTTCATTGTCCAAAATAAACAACAGAACATGTagtaattttgctttttatatCGCACATAGCTgcatttactattattatttcatatttggcTGACACTGGTGTCCAAGGTAACTTGTAATGCTAGATAATTAACACTATAACGCTTTACCCGTTCAtatagatgggtaattt belongs to Scleropages formosus chromosome 18, fSclFor1.1, whole genome shotgun sequence and includes:
- the cdh17 gene encoding cadherin-17 — encoded protein: MTLWGLLLSPAFLICSAAALGWEDKSGPLEEKTLDVPEGTARHYPIYQFRSSHPEVTSYQVSGDTNDKIAISTDGWLYLEKPLDWAESRQHGLQVIGVEDSGEPVDGPYLVTINVLDINNHQPTFNQTNYHGVVLEHSTAGVPFMRVFATDLDDPNTPNARLNYSIVSQIPDRLRKPLFQINSETGEISTTPEGAEHLRARQDVTYGRADDGNAEDSLKKKFDEYCVRRDAIPYELNPFFTCVERSEMHRMNPLEDPDYTLIVKAEDMEGQSVNSFSGNTRVNIAVKQNLWFISRPVWIRENDEGPYPMEIAKVQSNERGALYSLSQKERYPTFPFEIDEEGRTFVTRALDREEKETYVLVVFAKDEQDVELEKPLEIQVLVVDVNDNPPVCEELESKFEVQENEEIGSLIGVLKVYDLDEVDSPNSLLEYSLVSQEPQKPSANMFQIDSFTGKIQLTSSQLRRKDVPQYHLTVKVSDNAGDPSGYSTECKVLIRVIDINNEVPVFEKNDYGKAWIAEDTEVGATLITVLATDADDPGTGSSKVLYHIAEGDPEGTFAFESDEGTGEGRLYIARPLDYETKSFYTLIIHARNPEPLVNGMEYDERSTTVFIVNVTDVNEPPQFFHDIVQVTIPENVTNGETIVEMKAKDPEGKEIRFKLEGDEKKWLEIDAESGVIKSKGKLDREEVAEYKVRVTAYEKENPEQETQRNVTIRLLDVNDNSPTLMKTQSFVCAKKPQPVLLRAVDGDAPPFGEPFTFSLSKKAGANWEIRQINGSSANLVLKSIPREDRTVGLSVTVKDSAGMGVPQLVQVRVCNCTELGYCYIEPETYQWRLGLSGTLGIFGGILGFMGLIMCFSVYRMKNRRKEKVSEGNERDAMLQTM